The proteins below come from a single Nitrospirae bacterium CG2_30_53_67 genomic window:
- a CDS encoding AAA family ATPase, whose protein sequence is MSLLEFYGIKGQPFSNAPDNRFYFNSEQHSHALLRLKYAVDSMKGLAVLIGDIGTGKTTLARRMLDELPEEEYESALLIIIHSSVTAEWLLKKISVQLGVKDVADTKMEIISQLYQRLVQIHEAGKKPVVLIDEAQMLNSRDLMEEFRGLLNIENTDGKLLSLIFFGMSGLNDCLALDPPLQQRVAVKYKLKSLDADATEAYIRHRLSIVGCETDLFTPEAYRSIYEHSHGIPRLINTICDNALFEGFLVKKKVVGEDLIQEVAEELDLEKKPVGMLRETDEEIDHIIERIGEETKS, encoded by the coding sequence ATGAGTTTGCTGGAGTTTTACGGGATCAAGGGACAACCCTTCTCTAATGCGCCCGACAACAGGTTCTACTTCAACAGCGAGCAGCACTCTCATGCCCTGCTCCGCCTGAAATATGCCGTGGATTCCATGAAAGGCCTCGCAGTCCTCATCGGTGACATCGGCACAGGGAAGACCACCCTCGCGAGGAGAATGCTGGACGAACTCCCTGAAGAGGAGTATGAATCCGCCCTGCTCATCATCATTCATTCGTCTGTCACGGCGGAATGGCTTCTGAAAAAAATATCGGTCCAGCTCGGCGTCAAGGACGTAGCGGATACCAAGATGGAGATCATCAGTCAGCTTTACCAGCGTCTTGTGCAGATCCATGAAGCAGGGAAAAAGCCCGTGGTCCTGATCGACGAGGCGCAGATGCTGAACAGCCGGGACCTGATGGAAGAGTTCCGGGGCCTTCTCAACATCGAGAACACGGATGGGAAACTTCTCTCTCTGATCTTCTTCGGGATGTCAGGCCTGAATGACTGCCTGGCCCTGGATCCTCCCCTGCAGCAAAGGGTGGCCGTCAAGTACAAGCTTAAATCTTTGGACGCCGATGCCACCGAAGCGTATATCCGGCACCGCCTGAGCATTGTCGGGTGTGAGACGGACCTCTTCACTCCCGAGGCCTATCGTTCCATTTACGAACACTCCCATGGGATCCCGCGCCTGATCAATACCATCTGTGACAATGCCTTGTTCGAAGGTTTTCTCGTCAAAAAGAAAGTCGTTGGCGAGGATCTGATCCAGGAGGTCGCCGAGGAACTGGATCTCGAGAAAAAGCCGGTCGGCATGCTCCGGGAGACCGACGAGGAGATCGATCACATTATTGAACGGATCGGAGAAGAGACAAAATCATAA